Proteins from a genomic interval of Lolium perenne isolate Kyuss_39 chromosome 1, Kyuss_2.0, whole genome shotgun sequence:
- the LOC127347135 gene encoding U-box domain-containing protein 44 has protein sequence MAEGQDGHYDSSADSLRVEPIYESFLCPLTKQIMRDPVTLESGATFECQAILKWFKESDSSGRRLICPVTRKELSSTELNPSIALKNTIDEWMHRNEAAKLDVARKLLTSESSESDTVQALEYVAEICQRSRSSRHVVRKLGLISLVSELLKNSSTKVRQKALESLRFVAKDDNDNKDEIAAGDNIRTIVKFLSHGHVQEKEQAASLLYELSEYKPLSEKIGSVPGAILILVGLSSSKVENTLTIDWAEKTLVNLESCEKNVRQMAENGRLQPLLRLLLQGSPDTQLSMAAYLGELVLSNDMKAFVAQTAGCALVNIMKIGNLEAREAALKSLNQISSYDISAKILIEAGILPPLITDLFTVGSNQLPMRLKEVSATILANVVASGANFQSIPLDHSRQTLVSEEIIHNLLHLISNTGPAIECKLLQVLVGLTSSSATVQGIVDAIKSSGATVSLIQFVEAPQREVRMASIKLLNNISPCMGLELADAFRGNFSQLSSLIRVIGDNNGISEEQAPAAGLVADLPLQDSVLTRHLVQDGAFTTIISKVMMIRQGESRGGRFVNPFLEGLVRIISRITFILEDDLDIIAVARQYNLTALFTDLLQMNGLDTVQIVSATALGNLSRQSKHLTKVLPPSTPGLCFSIFPCISQKSVSTGECRVHHGICSSRESFCLLEGKVVEKLVACLDHNNDKVVEASLTALSTLLEDGVDIDQGVMVLCDAEGVKLILDVLCENRTEALRQQAVWAVERILRTHEIAYEISGNQNVGTALVEAFRHGDFKTRQIAERALKHVDKLPNFSGIFSKMGAQ, from the exons ATGGCAGAAGGTCAGGATGGCCATTATGATTCGTCCGCTGACAGCTTGCGTGTTgagcctatatatgaatcttttcTGTGTCCACTCACAAAACAAATTATGCGGGATCCTGTCACTTTGGAGAGCGGTGCTACATTCGAATGTCAAGCCATTTTGAAGTGGTTTAAGGAATCTGATAGCAGTGGAAGGAGACTTATCTGCCCTGTTACTAGAAAGGAGCTCAGTAGTACCGAGTTAAATCCGAGTATTGCTCTAAAAAACACTATTGATGAATGGATGCATCGAAATGAGGCAGCCAAACTTGATGTAGCTCGTAAATTATTAACTTCTGAGAGTTCAGAAAGTGATACTGTGCAAGCACTTGAATATGTTGCAGAGATATGTCAGAGAAGTAGATCTAGCAGGCATGTAGTGAGGAAGCTTGGCTTAATAAGCTTGGTTTCTGAGTTGTTGAAGAATAGCAGTACAAAAGTACGACAAAAAGCATTGGAAAGTCTCCGTTTTGTAGCAAAAGATGATAATGACAACAAG GATGAGATTGCTGCCGGGGATAACATTCGTACAATTGTGAAGTTCTTATCTCATGGGCATGTCCAAGAGAAAGAACAAGCTGCATCTCTGTTATATGAACTTTCGGAATACAAACCTCTTTCAGAAAAAATCGGGAGTGTTCCTGGAGCCATCCTCATACTTGTTGGCTTGTCAAGTAGTAAAGTAGAAAATACATTGACAATTGATTGGGCTGAGAAAACACTGGTAAATTTAGAGAGCTGTGAAAAGAATGTTAGACAAATGGCTGAAAATGGTAGACTGCAACCCCTTCTTAGGCTTCTCCTTCAAG GCTCACCTGATACCCAATTATCCATGGCTGCTTATCTTGGGGAGCTTGTCTTAAGCAACGATATGAAGGCCTTTGTGGCGCAAACTGCAGGCTGTGCACTAGTCAACATCATGAAAATTGGGAACCTGGAGGCCAGAGAAGCAGCTCTGAAGTCATTAAACCAAATTTCATCTTATGATATCAGCGCAAAGATACTAATTGAAGCAGGTATTCTTCCACCTCTGATAACAGACCTCTTTACAGTTGGCAGTAATCAGCTTCCAATGAGGTTGAAGGAGGTATCAGCAACAAttcttgcaaatgttgtggcatcgGGTGCAAATTTTCAGTCCATTCCACTAGATCACAGCCGCCAGACCTTAGTATCTGAAGAAATTATTCACAATCTGCTTCATCTCATCAGTAATACAGGGCCTGCAATCGAGTGCAAGTTACTCCAGGTCCTTGTTGGTCTAACTAGCTCTTCTGCTACTGTCCAAGGCATAGTTGATGCCATTAAAAGCTCTGGTGCCACTGTTAGTTTGATACAGTTTGTTGAAGCACCTCAAAGAGAGGTTCGCATGGCTTCCATCAAGCTTTTGAATAATATATCACCATGTATGGGACTAGAATTGGCTGATGCTTTTCGTGGAAATTTTAGTCAACTCAGCAGCTTGATTAGGGTCATTGGTGACAACAACGGCATTTCAGAAGAGCAAGCTCCAGCTGCTGGCCTTGTAGCTGATCTTCCACTGCAGGATTCAGTGCTCACTAGACATCTTGTGCAAGATGGGGCCTTCACCACAATCATATCAAAAGTGATGATGATTAGACAAGGGGAGAGTCGTGGAGGACGTTTTGTCAATCCTTTTCTTGAAGGTCTTGTTAGGATAATCTCCCGAATCACATTTATCTTGGAAGATGATCTAGATATCATTGCTGTTGCTCGCCAATACAATCTCACTGCACTATTTACTGATCTGCTTCAGATGAATGGTCTTGATACTGTCCAGATTGTCTCTGCCACTGCATTAGGGAATCTCTCTCGCCAATCAAAGCATCTAACAAAGGTACTGCCACCTTCCACCCCAGGATTGTGTTTTTCAATATTTCCATGCATCAGCCAGAAGTCTGTGTCAACCGGGGAGTGCAGAGTTCATCATGGGATATGTTCTTCAAGGGAGAGCTTCTGTCTCTTGGAAGGGAAGGTGGTGGAGAAGTTGGTTGCTTGTTTGGATCACAACAATGACAAAGTCGTTGAAGCTTCTCTAACAGCATTGTCCACATTATTGGAGGATGGAGTGGACATTGATCAGGGTGTGATGGTCTTGTGCGATGCGGAAGGGGTCAAATTGATTCTTGATGTGTTGTGTGAGAATCGAACTGAGGCACTGAGGCAGCAAGCGGTCTGGGCCGTGGAGAGGATCCTCAGGACGCATGAAATAGCTTACGAGATCTCAGGAAACCAAAATGTTGGGACGGCCTTAGTTGAAGCTTTTAGGCATGGTGACTTCAAAACAAGACAAATTGCAGAGCGAGCACTAAAGCATGTTGATAAGCTGCCTAATTTCTCGGGGATATTTTCGAAGATGGGGGCACAATGA